A portion of the Longimicrobium sp. genome contains these proteins:
- the nth gene encoding endonuclease III, producing the protein MPRESRKARRERLRTIMERLAETYPDSRCSLDYQDSLQLTVATVLSAQCTDAAVNRATPALFARFRTAQDYAGASQEEMEEYLKSLNFFRNKSRSLIGLGRALVERHGGEVPVDLDALTQLPGVGRKTANVVLGVGFGIAEGVVVDTHVKRIAARLGMTREEDPEKIEQDLLKLLDESDRVIFTHRLIDHGRATCTARRPFCERCPVAHLCPTAPAAYRAVDSMVVPSTR; encoded by the coding sequence TTGCCGAGAGAAAGCAGAAAAGCGCGTCGTGAGCGCCTGAGGACGATCATGGAGCGGCTGGCGGAGACCTATCCCGACAGCCGCTGCTCGCTGGACTACCAGGACTCGCTGCAGCTGACCGTCGCCACCGTGCTCTCCGCGCAGTGCACCGACGCCGCCGTGAACCGCGCCACGCCGGCGCTGTTCGCGCGCTTCCGTACGGCCCAGGACTACGCCGGGGCGTCGCAGGAGGAGATGGAGGAGTACCTGAAGTCGCTCAACTTCTTCCGCAACAAGTCCAGGTCGCTGATCGGCCTGGGGCGGGCGCTGGTGGAGCGGCACGGCGGGGAGGTCCCGGTGGATCTCGATGCGCTGACGCAGCTTCCCGGCGTGGGCCGCAAGACGGCGAACGTGGTGCTGGGCGTCGGCTTCGGCATCGCGGAGGGCGTCGTCGTCGACACGCACGTCAAGCGCATCGCCGCGCGGCTGGGAATGACGCGGGAGGAAGACCCGGAGAAGATCGAGCAGGATTTGCTGAAGCTGCTGGACGAAAGCGACCGGGTCATCTTCACGCATCGCCTCATCGACCACGGCCGGGCCACGTGCACGGCGCGCCGACCGTTCTGCGAGCGCTGCCCCGTCGCGCACCTTTGTCCCACGGCACCCGCCGCCTATCGGGCGGTGGACAGCATGGTCGTGCCGTCTACGCGCTGA